Below is a window of Sulfurisphaera ohwakuensis DNA.
CACTGAAAATGGTGAACCTAAGGGTATTTTTACAGATAGAGATGCTGTAAGAGCGTTTTCAATGGGTTTAAACCCCACGGATGAAGTTAGGTTAGCCTCTACAATGAGTAATTTAATAACTGTAGATGAAGATACCGATGTTTTTGTAGCAATAGATATAATGACTAAAAATAAGATCAGGCATTTACCAGTAAAAGACAAGGAAGGGAAAATTATAGGGATGTTTGCAATAACAGATATCTCTAAAGCACTTCATGATGTATTCCCATAAGAAATATATAGGGATATAAATATATAGGAGTAGAACTATTTTTTCAATGTGAAATACTTGGAGCTATTGCCTAGTGATGCAAAAACACTAAAACAAAGCCTTAGTGCAATATATCATAATGATGGAAAAAAAGAGGAAATAGACCTAAGTTATAGCAAAATCTCCCAAATAACAAGTGATAATTATGATTTCATTTTTTCCCATAAATTACTTAATGGTGAGGCTTTAATTTTAAAGAACATAACT
It encodes the following:
- a CDS encoding CBS domain-containing protein, with translation MKAVKNYMSSPVFQVEANTSIQEVCRLMMERGVGSVIVTENGEPKGIFTDRDAVRAFSMGLNPTDEVRLASTMSNLITVDEDTDVFVAIDIMTKNKIRHLPVKDKEGKIIGMFAITDISKALHDVFP